The following proteins are encoded in a genomic region of Gossypium hirsutum isolate 1008001.06 chromosome D05, Gossypium_hirsutum_v2.1, whole genome shotgun sequence:
- the LOC107943537 gene encoding uncharacterized protein, whose product MSQDTEQNVVGRPERQPARSSGRRANTRRNPQGLRRERGRARPFVDDPFEPSEEESDQALDQNERRRGQRNRGPRDRGQVDDDLKGIKLSIPPFHGKSDPEAYLEWERKIEVIFECHNYSESKKVKLAVIEFSDYAMVWWDQLTTSRRRNGEQPISSWTEMKAVMRKRFIPSYYYRELYQKLQNLTQGNRSVEDYFKEMEIAMIRANVDEDREATMARFLVGLNRDIANVVELQHYVEVVDMVHVAIKVEKQLKRKGTSRTFPSTNNFQRGNQGTGKKDFTNRTKDHPLSSKVSKPVGETSKGKEVVMPNRSREIKCFKCLGRGHIASQCPNQTNMILRANGEIESEEDDDEEPDETTEEEDELEYVVDGEFLVIKRSLSLQSVENEQQRENIFHTRCHVQGKVCSLIVDGGSCTNVASTLMVEKLGLPTTKHPQPYKLQWLNDGGELKVTKQVLVSFTIDKYFDKVLCDVVPMHAGHMLLGRPWQFDRKAIHDGFTNRYTFKFEGKNVTLVPMTPRQQSVLVLMYKETLLNTNELDPNLPSSIVSLLQEFEDVFPEDIPNGLPPIRGIEHQIDFIPGASIPNRPAYRTNPEETKELQKQVNELMEKGYIRESLSPCAVLILLVPKTDGTWRMCVDCRAVNKIIIKYRHPIPRLDDMLDELSGARIFSKIDLKSGYHQIQMREGNEWKTAFKTKHGLYEWLVMPCTR is encoded by the exons ATGTCTCAAGATACCGAGCAAAACGTGGTGGGAAGACCTGAAAGGCAACCG GCTAGATCGAGTGGAAGGAGGGCCAACACGAGAAGGAACCCTCAAGGACTGAGAAGGGAGCGGGGGCGAGCAAGACCTTTTGTGGATGATCCCTTCGAGCCAAGCGAGGAGGAAAGTGACCAAGCATTGGATCAAAATGAAAGACGACGAGGTCAAAGGAATAGGGGTCCTAGAGATCGAGGCCAAGTTGATGATGATTTAAAAGGTATTAAACTATCCATTCCTCCCTTTCATGGGAAATCTGATCCGGAAGCCTATCTAGAATGGGAGAGAAAAATAGAGGTGATCTTCGAGTGTCATAACTACTCGGAGAGCAAAAAGGTGAAATTGGCGGTAATCGAGTTCTCCGATTACGCAATggtatggtgggatcaactcacaaCGAGTCGAAGAAGGAACGGGGAGCAGCCAATCTCATCTTGGACCGAAATGAAAGCCGTAATGCGTAAGCGATTTATACCCTCTTACTATTATCGTGAACTTTATCAAAAATTGCAGAATCTTACGCAAGGAAATCGAAGTGTGGAGGACTACTTCAAAGAAATGGAAATTGCCATGATTCGAGCAAACGTGGATGAAGATCGTGAAGCAACCATGGCTCGATTCTTAGTCGGCCTTAATCGTGACATAGCTAACGTGGTGGAACTTCAACACTATGtcgaagttgttgatatggtaCATGTTGCCATCAAAGTCGAAAAacaattgaagagaaaaggaaCTAGCCGAACCTTTCCTAGCACTAACAATTTTCAAAGGGGGAACCAAGGCACGGGTAAGAAAGACTTCACTAATCGCACTAAAGATCACCCTTTGTCTTCTAAGGTGAGTAAACCCGTTGGTGAAACAAGCAAAGGTAAAGAAGTTGTCATGCCGAATCGATCACGAGAAATAAAGTGTTTCAAGTGTTTAGGGAGGGGCCATATTGCAAGTCAATGCCCTAACCAAACTAACATGATATTACGGGCTAATGGAGAGATCGAATCGGAGGAAGACGATGATGAAGAACCCGATGAAACCACCGAAGAAGAAGACGAACTTGAATATGTTGTTGATGGCGAATTCCTCGTCATTAAACGAAGTCTTAGTCTTCAAAGCGTTGAAAACGAACAGCAAAGGGAGAACATTTTCCATACACGTTGCCATGTCCAAGGCAAGGTGTGCAGCTTGATCGTTGATGGCgggagttgtacaaatgtggccaGCACCTTAATGGTTGAAAAACTCGGCTTGCCAACAACTAAGCACCCTCAACcttacaaacttcaatggcttaATGATGGAGGGGAGTTGAAGGTAACTAAGCAAGTTTTGGTGTCGTTCACTATCGACAAATATTTCGACAAAGTTTtatgcgacgtagtacctatgcATGCTGGTCATATGTTATTGGGTCGTCCATGGCAATTCGACCGTAAAGCTATTCATGATGGTTTTACAAACCGCTACACTTTCAAGTTTGAAGGCAAGAATGTCACCTTAGTCCCGATGACACCGAGGCAG CAATCGgttcttgtacttatgtacaaggaaactCTTTTGAATACTAACGAGTTGGATCCAAATCTGCCCTCTTCGATTGTTTCTCTTTTGCAGGAATTTGAGGACGTGTTTCCGGAAGACATTCCTAATGGGTTACCGCCCATTCGAggaatagaacatcaaattgatttCATTCCCGGAGCCTCCATTCCCAATCGACCAGCTTATCGTACAAATCCCGAAGAGACCAAAGAATTGCAAAAACAAGTCAATGAACTTATGGAGAAGGGATATATACGAGAAAGTCTTAGTCCTTGCGCTGTACTGATTTTATTGGTGCCAAAAACGGATGGAACATGGCGTATGTGCGTAGATTGTCGCGCGGTAAATAAGATCATTATTAAGTATCGACATCCGATACCGCGACTCGATGATATGTTGGATGAATTAAGTGGTGCTcgaatattttctaaaattgatcTAAAGAGCGGATACCACCAAATTCAGATGCGTGAGGGGAACGAGtggaaaactgcttttaagacgAAGCATGGACTCTACGAGTGGTTGGTTATGCCATGTACAAGGTGA